CGTGGACGGGCGGCTGTACAGCGAGCTGCTGCGGCGCATCTGCCAGCACGGGGGAGCgccggcggaggcggcggcggcgctgctgGGGCGCGTCCGCTGCCGCGACCACGAGGCCGTGCCTTTCGACGTCTTCCGCTATGGCGTCCTCACCTGCTTCGTGCTGCTGGAATTCGCGGCCAAGGCGGACGCGCTCTTCGGCGTCCTGGACGGCGGCTCCGGCGCCGCCGACGGGAGGGTCTGCCAGGCCGTGCTGCGGGCGCTGGAGGACGCGCTGGGCGCCGGCCACTTCTCTCTCCCCAGCCGCTACCTGGAGGCGGGCTCCAAGCTGGGGCCGGACGGCCTGGCCCTGGCCATGGACCGGGCGCTGCAGGAGAGGAAGCTGGGCGCCTCCATGAGCAGGGAGGAGTTCCTGAAGAAAGCCACCGCCTTGTTCGTTGCAAAAGTGAAGCCTGTTGAGTAACGCCCGGGTGGGAGCAACGCTGACTGCGTCCGCTTCGAACCCCTCGAGTGCTCCGCGCAGAGCCAGTCACGCGAAGGAGGCTCCGGACCCCGGCGCTAAGCTGGACGGCGAGCACGGGGGGCTGGTCAGGCGCTGTCTGGAGAGCCTGGGTCTGCCCGACGAGAGATTCCCGATTTCCATGCTCCCTTCCTTGTTCCGAGCGTGCCAGGTGCCCAGCCACCTCCAGCGCCGGATGCGTCCCTGTCCGCTGTGCCTCTCCCTGCCGCAGCTCCTCCGATCCAGCCGGCATTAGTAAATCTTATGTAGGTGTTAACTGGGGACTTGCAAGGAGGCCTGTAAACGGTAGGGCAGCGTTAGTCATGAAAAATGAGCTAGAATGAAGTAAATGTGGGGCTGGACCTCCAGATATCCTGCAGTTTCGTCCTAGCCCTGGCAATGTCATGTTTTGCAGCTTCAGCGGGGaactttgtttctgcttttgggtttgtttcaCACCTACCTGTGAAGTGGGGGGCGATGCTTATCTACCTCACAGACTACTGTGAGGATTCGCAGGTAAATACAGGGCTGATCCAAAGTGTGAGATAAAGCGTTATTTTattaagcaaaatgttttaaacgCACAGCAGATGAGAAACGGCCGGCTGGGGAGCAAACCTCCCTGGGAAGGGCAGCGAGCCAGAGGGGGTTCTGCCTCTGCCGGCAGCCGAGCTGCGAGGCGATGAGCTGTCCTTGCTGTCTGCTTGCTCGGCGTTTACCCAACCGCCTCTGGCTGCTGTGGTCCGGACTCTGAAGATCAAAGCTCATACCTGAGCCATGACTTCTCAAGCGAAGCTGCAGAGTCCTACGGATTTGATAATGATTTGGGCTGTGGAGCACCGGGTCAAGACGAGACAAACCCCCTTCCCTGAGGTCATAGTTTGCTTTTGAACAGAGATGCGTGTTGAACCATGTGTTATTTATTTGAACTTGTCTGTTAATTATTTATACTGTGCCATTATTGGTTTACTGTAAGAcattaaagctttttattattgttttagtGGCCAATTTCTTTACTGCCTGGCGGCATGTAGTGCCAGGATGAACCGCAGCAGCGCCGAGATCCTTGAGGTAGTCTCTGTCTTCAGGGGTCGATGTCGGCAGCCTGTAGCAGCCCACCCGGCTGAAGGTACGGGAGTGCAAAGCACTTGTAGTTACTaccagagaaaagagaagctgggaggaTGCCCTTCATGCTCTgggatgtttgttttgttttgttgagcGGATGTTTTGatccctgcaggcaggaggggcaCTACCTGGAGCCGGTCTGGGTGAGGCTGCAGGCGGTGGCTCCTGAACGCGGTGCAGGTGACGGGATGTGAGacgaggggaggggggaacggGTGATGCTGGAGAGATCTTCTCTGCTGGGGCCGTGCCAGGAGCAGCCTCTGCTTGAATTCCAGACGCTGCCTTGTAAAATGCAGTAAAGTATTGCATAAGTGTAGTAATTGTGCGGAGTGCTTCCTCCTGGCTGACGGGTATAATTGTCCGGTGAAGAGTAAACCACTTTACTCACGCTAAATGCGGACCTGAAGCAGCACGGCTGCCTTGCGAGCACCAGGGCCGTCATCCGGGGTGGGATTTAGCGTCGGTCAGCGTGCTGAGGCTGTCCTGGCGCGCCGTGGGCTGGGGGAGCCTCCCGCGGGCAGTGGGACCGGGGAGCCCAGGGGCAGCGAGGCCTGCGCGGCTGCTCAGGCCCGGAGGGGAAGCGGCCGACCTCTGAGGTGACCCCCAGATGGGTTTGCCTGGCAGGAAGGCTGGCTGCGCTGGTGCAGGAGGCCAGAAGCACCGACACACGCTGTTAAAGCGGGCCCGGGGCGGCGCCGCCGCCATCGCGGctccggggcggcggcgcgggcccCGGTAACGAGGCCCCGCTGCGCCGCAAAGGCTGCCGGGAAGGAGCCCCGCCCCCGCGAGCCGGCGGTGCGCTGCGATAGGCGGGCAGCGCCCGGGGGGAGGagcccgctccctgccccgcccccgcgccggCAGCGCGCTCTGATAGGCGAGCGGCGCTCATATAGGAGGAGCCTGCGCCAGTTCCGCCCCGTGCGGGCGGACTACAGCTCCCGCCGTGCCCCGCGCGGCTGCGCTCGGAGCGGCCGCGGAGCAGCCGGAGccgtccccgccgcccccctccctGCAGCGGCCGTCGCGCCTACGCCAGCCCCCGGCTTCGCTCGCGGCCTATCCCGGCTCCTCGGCATGGCGCGGCCCCTCGTGCCCAGCTCGCAGAAGgcgctgctgctggagctgaaagggctgcaggaggagcccGTGGAAGGGTTCCGGGTCAACCTGGTGGACGAGGGGGACCTCTACAACTGGGAGGTGGCCATCTTCGGCCCCCCGAACACCTACTATGAGGGCGGGTACTTCAAGGTGAGGGACTGGGGGCAGCAGGGGGGCGTGCGGTGTCGGGAGGACCGAGGTCTCGAGGAGGCGAAGCTCTGGTGGCATGGGGGGGGCttggtgtgtgggggggggacCTGGGGGACGGAGGTGTGTGGTGGGAGATGGGGCTTAGGAGGGGTGAGGGCAGAGTAGGTGGTGTTGGGGGACGTGCTGGGGGGAGGATGCCTTGGGAAGGGATTTTGGAAGgtggagaggctgcaggagagTGGGGAGACCCTGGAAGGGGGCTGTGGGGTGAGAGGGAGGGGGTCTTGGGGGTCGGGTTGAGGTGAGTACTGGGGGAGCATGACAGGGGTGCTCCTGGGCTTGAGGGGGTGCTGAGGGCCAGGGAGACCTGGGGCTGTAGCTGGACACCTTGGGGTCACTGGAGCTTCAGGAGCTGGGGTGTTCCTGGGGTGCCTGCAAGGAGGAGCCGGGGTGAAGAAGGGAGCCTGTGTGCAGGTGGCTGCTGCCAAACTGGGCAAGGATTCCTTTTGTTGGAAGGGGGATTTGCCCCCCCAGGGGCTCTGCCTCCAAgggtttttcctccttcctgccccctCCATCCCCCCGGTCTGTGGGCGCAGGAGAGCGCGCTCTGGGTCGCTGGTGTTCCCCCTCCTGGAGGGGATCTGGGGCATCACCACCAAACCAGAGGGTAGAGACAAAGGACTCTCCTGTGCAGGCACAGACGGCTCGGGCCGAGTGAGCAGAAGCTCGAGCTGGGTGGGAAGCgggtgttgtggttttgtttggggtttgagGGGGGGAGAAGGCATGTGCGGCCTGACTGCGCAGTCCCTATCGGGAGGATGTGTATCTGCTCTTCCCAGGTGTTGTGCAACCTGTgtagctgttttcttcctctttctcatcCTCCCTCCTCCACTACGAGCTCTTCTGTCTCCATCCTGTTGCTGGCAGGGTGGGGATGCGCCCAGGGTGAGTCAGCCCGAGGGTCAGCCGTGCCCGAGAAGCTGGGcggtttgttttttcctgtggagCGTTGGCAGGCAAGTCTGATGCTTCAGAGTCAGGTTTTATCTCTTCACTGAAATGGAGTCTTTTTCCGTAGCCTCTTTTGGCACTAGGCCCTTTGAACTCTCACCCTTTCAGCAGGTCATGCTCCCGTGTTGTGCCTGAGAGCTGCCAGACTCAGCACTGTTGGGTGGCAGTAGATGAGACCTTCTGCGTAAGAGGAGAGTGAAGGGGCCGAGTCCTCTTCCAGCTCGTGGTAACGTCGGCCTGTTTGTGTACAGCAAAGCGGGGTTGCTTTCTGAGCCCCCTTTGTGATCGCTTTGCCTCtggctggttttgttctgaTCCCCGGCACAACAAAGGAGATTGTTCTGCGAAGTTCAGCTGTTTGGCCAGAGCCCAGCACAGGGCCGCCtgttgctctgtgtgtgtgtgtgtgcacgctgccctgggctgcctgAAGCTCCACGCGTGCACAAAACACATCCAGCCCCAGCCGCCACCTcgcttttccttctctcccccccttGTCCTGTGCCGCAGAGCACAGGACAGTCAGACAAAGGGCCAGCCCAGGAGGCAAGGTGGTAACGGGCGTAGGGAAGGACCTGCCGTGGTCGGGGCTCCTTGGACTCGCCGTAAGATCAACTTGTGCGGGGGTCAGATCCTGGCAGGGTGGGAGGGGGTTGGAGAGCAGAGGCCTTGGAACCCAGGATGGAGTCGGGGTGGCGGGGAGGAGGACAGATGTCTCTCTGCCTTCTATGCTAATCTTTTAATGGCTGTTAGCTGATGACTGGGTTTGGCAGCATTGCCTATTGTCGAGGCTGTAATTCCAGAAGGATCTGAAGCCTCGTTTGCAGTTGCCCTCCTGAATGGGGCCTGCACCGGGCTTGTTCCATGGGTGAATGGCAATCCTGGGTCactgccaggcagagctggggtaGTTTGCACTGTCGCTTCATGGATCCAACACTTAAATTCTCAGGTACATGAACTGAGGGAGCAAGAAATGTTCAGGGAGTTGTTGTGTGTTTTAAATCTTCaccattttcttgtttgtttccGGCCATTGGCTTTTTTTGGGAGCAGCGGCTGAATCTCGATCTGGAAGTTTGCTTCCAGAGCCTGGAAACACCCAAAAGCTGAAACAGTCACCGCAGGTTGTGCAGGGAGACGCTGACCCCGTCCTCTTGGGACACTTGGCACCggtgggctggggcagcagctctCGGGAGGACGGGGATGTTGCTGTACGTCTCCGTGCCACCTCAGGCTTCGCCTTCTTGCTTGGAGGCTGACAGCGAGCCTGTCTTTTTGGCCTGCCATAATACCTCGGGTTTTGTGGCCATTTCCCCCAGGAGAAGCCGGAGTGGCAGCCGGTTGTCTCTGCTGGCGCTGGAGTCGTGGACTGCGGTGTGATCTtcatgtgcttttatttttagcaccTGAGCTACGCGCTGCGGCCAGTTTTGACTTGGTCTCTTTTTTTCGGTGGTGACAGGCTATTTTTAGAGATTCAGTGTGTTAATCGGAGCACCGAGCACCTGATGCTTCCTTCTGTGTGAGCTCTGAAGGGTAAACAGCCTTTTCTCTGGTGGCGTGGCCATCGCGTGTCCCTGACAGCAGGACCGGGGATGACCCCAGACTCGCATTCTGGCTCCGAGTGCCGCTCGGTTTGTTCAAGCGTGCGGCTCGAGCTGGGGCCCCCAGCCCCGTGTGCCACCTTACAGCCACGAGGCCCTCGCCCCGCCGCTGTTTGCCATCCAGGAGCAGCCTGCCGTCGGTGTTGTCACCCTGTGCCGTGGGTGCCGGTGCGGGAGGGGGCAGTGAGCGCGCGAGGCGCGTGCCGGACCGGCACCACGagctcctgctgtgctctgccGGGGGCCCGCTGCCTCCCTCCGTGTCGGAGAGCACCGGGTTAGCACGGGTGGGCCCCGGTGGAGAAGCGGTTTTGGAGCAGGATGGCGGTGACGGAGCTGCCGCAGCTCGCAGGCCCATCCACTCGCCTGTCTCTGCGCGGTGGCAGGGCAGCCACGCTGCCGGTGTCCTGCCGGCAGGCACGGGGGctctggctctgcaggagcacagctggACTTGGCAGAGGTGCCTTTTTCCTGGTGGTGTCGGGAGACCCGtggtttccttcccttccttctcacaAGCTGAGGCTCACTTCTCCTTATTGTTTCCTTGCAGGCTCGTCTCCGGTTTCCCATCGACTACCCCtattctcctcctgcctttaGGTTCTTAACCAAAATGTGGCACCCCAATATCTACGAGGTAGGTCGCCTAGGACAGCGTGGGGTGTCTTGGACAGGCGGGGGGGCACGTGTCCATCTATTGCGGCGGTACTGGATGAAAATGTCAGCCTTTGTCTGGCATTGGAGCGCGGCATTGGAAACTCAGTGCCTTTGGCGTTTAGTGCCTGGCACTGGAAATGCAGCTAACGAGCTTACGACAGCCGGTCTCCTGTCCTGGAGCTGGTTCCAGGTCAGCCAGGCTTTCCAGGCTTGAAGGCTCCCACGCTTGGCTAGCGGGGACATCGTGCTTACGCCAAGAGTGGATGCAGAGTGAGCGATGTGCGTGGCCCAGGGGCTGCGTGCTTGCAGTGGATTGCTGCCTGGGGGTGCGTGGGGTTGGGCTGCGTCAGGCAGGCACCGGGAGGGCTGTGCTGGCGATGCCGCCTATGGTTAGGCAGCCTCGTGTGTACTGTGCTGGCAATTGTGGGGTGCTTATCCAAGGCCTGAGGCTGTGGGCAGCGTAGCAGGGACCGCCACTTCTGCTGTCCCTTCCTAGGGACCGAAAGAACGGGCTGGGATTGTCTCTCCTGGCTTAAGCCAAAGTGAAGAGCAAGCGGGCTACTGGAACAGAGgactgagctgctgctggagggtgCTTGGGGCAGCAGCTCCTAAGGATCCCCTTTCCCTTGTGCTTTCAGACCGGCGATGTCTGCATCTCCATCCTCCACCCGCCGGTGGATGACCCGCAGAGCGGGGAGCTGCCATCTGAGCGGTGGAACCCCACCCAGAACGTGCGGTAAGGGCTGCGCGGGGAGGGAGCTGCGGGCAGGAGGCTCGTCCGAGGGCAGGGATGGGAAAGCGGGGAGATGGGGACTGCCTTCTGCTCCCAAAGCCTGCGGGAGATGCCTAGAGGTTGTTGAAAGGCACTTGGGCTGTGTGCTTTGCTGAAGAACAGCTAGAGCTTGCACGGGAACAACATGCGTGAGCCTGACAGCCCGTGCGCTGCTGTCTCCTGCCTGGCCTGCTTGACTTCGCTGAGATACACCGTCGCTGGTGGGCCAGCACCAGGCTCTCCTCCTGACCCACGGGACGCAGCGGCACTGTGACACTGAGGCTGCTGGCATTGCTGGGACGCGGGCAGTTGCTGACCCACCTCGGCTCTTACCTGCTCGTGTTTGTTGATTGCCAGGACCATCCTCCTGAGCGTGATCTCGCTGCTGAATGAACCCAACACATTTTCTCCAGCCAATGTGGACGCCTCCGTGATGTACCGCAAGTGGAAGGAGAGCAAAGGGAAGGACCGGGAGTACACGGACATCATCAGGTGTGTGCTGAGCTGAGCCCAGGCCCGGCAGTGCTGTGGCACTGTCGAGAACACTCGCTAAGCTGTGATCTTGTAGGACACAGAGGATCTCGAGGCCATACCCTGCCCTGTTGAGTCCCATCTGCAGGCTGGTAGGAGGGAAGGATTCTGGCTCTGAGTGTGGCTTTTGGGAGAAGCTTGGCTGGGTTATGTGCCCAGCTTTGCTCTCAGCCTAAGCCCTGGCCCTTTTCGGCTCCAGAGCTGAGGATCTGGGTTCGTAGCGGACACGGTGCCAGCACAGCCTTGCTGTCGGGGCTGTCTCATGGGACCGGCACGTGAAGCTCCTGAGCTGCAGGCTGGCCAGCCCTGGCCTGGCCAGGGggccctgggagcaggggcCATGTCACAG
This region of Gymnogyps californianus isolate 813 chromosome 24, ASM1813914v2, whole genome shotgun sequence genomic DNA includes:
- the TPGS1 gene encoding tubulin polyglutamylase complex subunit 1; protein product: MAAYEKRRAAAAPAPAPAPAAGSGLAEPARAAAGELGSEAEFLLRAGVTAMVREALLKVLEARPEEPVSFLADYFERLVLGSPGAAGEAAAELPGPPQRLARALWYVRLAHHSHRTAFDSNAGAAYEVLGAGGRRRKAGVDGRLYSELLRRICQHGGAPAEAAAALLGRVRCRDHEAVPFDVFRYGVLTCFVLLEFAAKADALFGVLDGGSGAADGRVCQAVLRALEDALGAGHFSLPSRYLEAGSKLGPDGLALAMDRALQERKLGASMSREEFLKKATALFVAKVKPVE
- the CDC34 gene encoding ubiquitin-conjugating enzyme E2 R1, which codes for MARPLVPSSQKALLLELKGLQEEPVEGFRVNLVDEGDLYNWEVAIFGPPNTYYEGGYFKARLRFPIDYPYSPPAFRFLTKMWHPNIYETGDVCISILHPPVDDPQSGELPSERWNPTQNVRTILLSVISLLNEPNTFSPANVDASVMYRKWKESKGKDREYTDIIRKQVLGTKVDAERDGVKVPTTLAEYCVKTKTPAPDEGSDLFYDDYYEDDEMEEEADSCYGDEDDSGNEES